Within the Catalinimonas niigatensis genome, the region AGACTTTAGTGATCTCAATCCTATTCGCCGTGATGGTAGTCTTGATCCAGAAGAGAGATATGACAGTGAAAAACACCCGAGATACACAGGAGACTATAATTCTTTGATTACCAATGAGCTAAGAGTTTTCAAAGGAGGGTCGTGGGCTGATGTAGCTTACTGGTTATCGCCTGGTACACGACGTTATATTGAACAGGATTCTGCAACTGCAACAATTGGTTTTCGTTGCGCTATGATTAGAGCAGGTACTAATTATTAATATTATTCAAATAGTATTTAGAGAAGCTTGGCAATAGCCAAGCTTTTTTTTATTCTGCTGCAGCTAAAGCTGCTATATTTACCTCCTTACATCCTGCACCGTAGAGTAAGTGTCCGCATTGTGTTATTGTAGCACCTGTTGTAATCACATCATCTACAATAAGGATTCTTTGATCTACAACTCTTTTTGGGCTTTGAATAGTATAGATATTTTCTGTATTGCTGAACCGCTCTGCACGTCCTTTTTTTGTTTGGGTATGGGTATTGACTATTCTTTGAAGAATATCTCCTGACCATTTTGTTTGCAAAGCTTCTGCCATTCCTTTTGCTATATAATCTGATTGATTATAGCCTCTTTTCCTTTTTTTGGCTTTATGTAAGGGAATAGGAAGGAGAAGGTCAAATTTATCCTGATAACCTGCTTCTATCAATGCATATCCAAACCATCGGCCAGTAAGCTCACCCACTTCAGGTAAGTTATTATATTTTATCTGATGTAATATTTTTTGTACTCCGCTTTTCTTGCTGAACTTATAATATGCTACAACATGCTTAGCATTTACTAAACCCGAAAATTTTCTTTCCAGATTCTTATTAGCAAAATGCAAGTCATATTTAGGCAGTGAATTTGCGTAGGCAGTAGAAATGTATTTTTCTCCTCTGGCTAAAGGTATATTGCTGATCCGGCAACAGTGTGGAAATAGTAATGAAATAAAATCATTAAACATCTTTGAAACGTATATTAATTATCAGTGGAGGAAGATATGATTTCCTTTTCTATATCGTTATTCATTTTTTCCTTGGTATTACAGAAGTAATGATTTTACCTTTAGATTATTTAAATTCTTATGTATAAAAAAGACCTTGAATTAGAAAAAAAATGGTATAAGCTTATGGGATTGGTAGAGGAGATGTTGGGTAAAAAACCTAAGGATATCAATGGTATTCTTTTCCTTATAGGTGTGCAAGAACTGGGGAAGGGCTTTCAGCACTTTTCTAAAGAAGAAAAACAAGATTTGATGCATATCGCTATCTGTAAAGTTCTTTCTCTTTCAGGTTTCTATGAATTGGAGGGAATTGATCAGCAAGGTTGGCCTCATTGGAAGCTTATAAAGAAACTACCTCACTTTGACTTACTTGAACAAGAAAAGCTTCTGAAAATGCATATAATTGATTATTTTGATCAAGAACTAGGTATAGAGATATAGTACATGAGAATAGTTTCTTACAATGTGAATGGCATTCGCGCAGCAATTTTAAAAGGTGTAGTAGAATGGATTGAAGAAGATAAAGCAGATATTATTTGCTTACAAGAAATAAAAGCACATCCGGATCAGTTTAATGTGAGTGATTTTGAAAAGTTAGGATACCATACTTATTGGATGCCCGCTATCAAAAAAGGATATAGCGGGGTCGCTATCTTAAGTAAGAAAGTACCTCAGTACGTTGCATATGGATGTGGAATAGATATATATGATTTTGAAGGCAGAGTTATCAGAGCTGATTATCCCGGCTTTTCGGTGATGAGTGTATATATGCCTTCTGGATCAAGTGGGGATCTTCGCCAAACTTTTAAGATGAAATGGCTCGAAGATTTCGATATTTACATTCAATCATTAAAGAATGATTTCCCTAACCTGGTGATCAGTGGAGATTATAACATTTGCCACCAGCCTATTGATATTCATGATCCCGTACGGAATAAAAATTCTTCAGGTTTCTTACCTGAAGAAAGAGAATGGGTGAGCGGTTTTTTAAGTAATGGCTTCATTGATACATTTCGTTACTTTGACAAGTCACCTCATCGATATTCTTGGTGGAGCTACCGGGCGAGAGCGAGAGAGAAAAATTTAGGCTGGCGAATTGACTATCATATGGTTACTCAAAGCATGGAAACCTCTTTATTGGGTGCTTCTATCCTTGATGATGTCAAACATTCTGATCATTGTCCTATTGTGCTTGAGCTGAAAGATATTTAAACAAGGATGTAATTCTTTTAAGCTTTTTAAACACTTAACCCGAACTATCTGTCATACTTTACAAGTTCTATTTATTTAACCCTTTCATCAGAAGCGTATGGCCACTGAAGCAAACATCAATAATGTTATTACGCAACTTAAGCTTTATAAAAGAAAATTTTATCTTAATAAGCTTACCCGCGGGAGTATCTATTTCGGAGCCGCTCTTCTTTCAGTATACCTATTCATTAGTTCTCTGGAATATACCATCCGTTTAAATTCAGTAGGCAGAACAATTTTATTTTTCTTATTTGTAGCTGTTTTTCTTTTTATGCTATACAAATGGATCATTGATCCTCTCTTTCGTATATCAAATAATAAAAGACAAATAAGCGATGAGGAAGCGGCTAAACAAATTGGTGTTTTTTTTCCTGAAGTGAAAGATAAGCTTCTGAATGTACTTCAACTTCACAAAAGCTCAAGCGTTGACAGTGCTTTACTGAGTGCAAGTATTGCGCAAAAAACTCAGCAAATTTCTGTGGTCTCATTCCCTGTCGCTATTAACATCCGCGAGAATTTAAGGTATATCAAATATTTGGCTGTACCTGCCATTTTAGTTCTTTTCTTGTTTGTATCCATTCCTCAACTTTTCTCTGAAAGCAATAACCGCATTGTCAATTTCAATAAAGAGTTTGTCCCCGAAGCCCCTTTTACATTTCAATTACAGAATAAAGAACTTCTTGCTTTTAAGAATGAAGACTTTACCGTGGATTTAGCCCTTGATGGAGAGGCTATTCCTGAAAAGGTTTATCTCAATAATGCAGGAAGGAAGTTTCGTATGGCACCTAATGAGGCGGGTATCTTTCAGTATAGTTTTCAAAATATTCAGCGTGATACACGCTTTTCTATAGAAGCCGCTGGATTTAGTACTCAAGAATACGACATCAAAGTGGTTGAACGACCAAATCTTAAGGATTTTAGTGTCTTTTTAAATTATCCTGATTACGTAGGGAAAGAAGACCAACGCCTTGATAATACCGGAAATTTGCAAGTGCCAGAAGGAACAAAAGTGACTTGGAAATTTAATGCCTTAGCTTCCGATAGTATGCAATTGACTTTTGTTGACGAAGAAGAGGTTTTTCAGTTAGAACAAGAAAAAAACCAAATCTTTTCTTTTGAGAAGCAAGTTTTTCAAGCTGATCATTATCAAATTGATCTGAAAAATCAGTACAGTTCTAACAAACAAAATATTCGCTACTTCCTAGATGTAACTCCTGATCAACATCCAAAAATTAATTTAGAGCAGTTTCAGGATACTACCATGTATCAATTTTTAGTGCTAGGAGGGAATGTATCGGATGATTATGGTCTTACCCAACTCGCTATCTTTTATAAATTTGAAAAGGCTGGTGAAAATGACAGTCCTAATGATAAGTATCAGCGTATCAATTTAAGCCTTGATACCCGACAGAATAATCAAAGTTATTATCACCAGTGGAAAATTGACAGTTTTAACTTAGAACCAGGAGATAAAATCCGTTATTTTTTACAGGTCTGGGATAATGATGGAGTGAATGGTTACAAAGCAAGCAGTACATCTTCTTATGTTTTTAGTATTCCCGACAAAGAAGCAATCAAGGAAAGCTTAAATAGATCTTCAGAGCAAACCCAAACGCAGATTAGTAAAACAGTGCAACAAGCTGAACAGCTTAAAAATGAAATAGAAAATGTTGAGAAAAAGCTGAAAGGAAAAAAAGAACTATCCTGGCAGGATAAACAAAAGCTCGAGGATATCCTTAAAAGGAGGGAAGAGTTGGAAAAAGAACTTCAAGAGATGCGTGAACAGAATGAAGCTGCAAATATGAAGCGTGATCAGTTTAGCCAACAATCTGAAAAGTTAAAGGAAAAAATGGATCAACTTCAAAAGCTAATGGATGAACTGCTGGATGAAGAAACAAAAAAACTCTACGAAGAGCTTAAAAAGCTCTTGGAAGAGCAGGCTGAATTGGATAAAATTCAAAACAAGCTACAAGAACTTGGGGATAAAGAACAGAATTTAGAAGAAGAGTTGGAACGTAGCCTTGAACTTTTCAAACGGATGAAGTTTGATATGAAGCTAGAAGAGCTTGAAAATGAACTTAGTGAAAAAGCTGAAGAGCAGAAAAAATTAGCTGAAGAATCCGGTGACAAAGAAAAGAATACGGAAGAATTAAGTGAAAAGCAGGAAGAGCTTAATAAAGATTTTGAAGAGTTTAAGAAAGACATGGAAGAACTTGAGGAGATGAATCAGGATATGAAGCATCCTGAACCTATGCAAGACATGTCTGAGGAAGAACAGCAAATTCAGGAAGAACAGCAAAAAGCCAAAGAGTCCCTTGATAAAGGAAAAAGAAAAGATGCTCAAAAATCTCAGCAGAATAGTTCAAATGAGATGAAGAAGATGGCTGAAAAAATGCAACAAATGCAACAGAGCATGGAAATGGAAATGCTTCAAGAAAATATGGACAATCTTAGGAACATTCTTGATAATCTTATCACCCTTTCTTTTGATCAGGAGGATATTATGAAATCTTTCCGTGATGTGAAGCAGACAGATCCTCGTTTCATTGATCTCTCTCAGCAACAACTAAAACTTCGTGACGATGCTCAAATCATAGAAGACAGTTTACTTTCGCTTGCTGAACGTGTTTTTCAGATACAATCTTTTATTACCCGTGAGGTTAAAGATATGAATCAGTATATGGAAGAAAGCTTAGAGTCACTCAAAGAAAGACAACAGTATAAGGCTATCAGTAAGCAACAGTTCTCCATGAGTTCTATGAATAATCTGGCGCTTTTGCTTAATGACGTATTAAGTCAAATGCAGCAACAAATGGCAGATGCAATGGGTAATCCTCATAAAAAACCCGGTCAGTCTCAGCAAAATATGAGCATGAGCGAACTTCAGCGGCAGTTAAATGAACAGGTAGATGAACTCCGGAAAAGTGGAAAATCCGGTAGAGCGCTTTCTGAAGAACTTGCTAAGCTTGCTTCTGAACAGGAAAAAATCAGAAAGATGATGCAAGAAATAAAACAATCGGAGAAAGAGGGTGGAGGCGGAGCTGGTGATGAACTTTCTAAAAAAATGGAAGAGACAGAGACTGATTTAGTAAACAAAAAGTTATCTTCGGAGATGATTGAGCGTCAAAAAGAAATTATGACTCGCCTGCTAGAGGTTGAAAAATCTATGCGTGAGCAGGAGCTTGATGATGAACGAAAAGGAGAAACTGCCAAAAGTGAATACGAACGTAAAGCATCTAAAAGTTTTGAAGAATATATTAAAACAAAAAAACAGGAAATAGAACTTTTAAAAACAGTCCCTGTTAAATTAAATCCGTATTATAAGAACGAAGCGAATAAGTATTTCCAAAGAATAAATAACAATTCAAAATAAAGAATGAACTCAATAAGCTCAATAAATATTGAAATCCCCTCTCTATCGGAAAATATTAGGATGATCGAGAGCTTTATCGACAACGCTAAGGAACGCTTTAATTTGAATGATGATATTTATGGTAATATTATGATCGCTGTTACTGAGTCTGTTCATAATGCTATTAAACACGGAAATCAGGGAGATGCTAAAAAGAGTGTTCATTTGTCCTTATCCTTACTTGACGATTCTATTCGCTTTACCATTAAGGATGAAGGTCAAGGATTTGATTATGAAAACCTCCCTGATCCCACTGCCCCAGAAAATATAGAGAACCCAGGAGGAAGAGGTATATTCTTGATGAAGCATCTTTCTGATGAAGTTAATTTCTTGAATAATGGACAAGTGATTGAGTTGATTTTTTACATAAATTGATATTACTTTCTTGATTCATTTTTTCACAGAAGACACTTCTTTTGATCCTTCTATCCTTTCTTCAGTTCCTTCCTGGATTTCTTCAGCCACAAATGATGAAGGATTTAATCTTGAGAATCTGAATTTTATTTTTTGCTCCGATGCTTTTCTCCTACAAATAAACCAAGAATATCTTCAGCACGATTACTTTACTGATATTATCACCTTTGATAATAGTGAGATATCTCATGTTATTGAAGGTGATATTTTTATAAGCATTCCTCGTGTCGAAGAAAATGCCCAAAGTTTGCAAATCACTTTTCTTCATGAATTGTTGAGAGTTATTATTCATGGAGTCCTTCATCTTCTTGGCTATGATGACAAAGATGATAATTCCAAAAGTTTTATGAGAAAGATGGAAGACAAATATTTAGATTTGTATTTCAATGATTTTCACAAAACTTAGTAATGTTCCACGTGAAACGTTTTCAAAATAAATTATTTTATGTTTCAAGAGTATGATGTGATAGTGGTAGGAGCAGGACATGCGGGTAATGAAGCTGCTGCTGCTGCTGCAAAAATGGGTTCTAAAACTTTACTCATTACAATGGACATGACCAAAATAGGCCAAATGTCATGTAATCCAGCGATGGGCGGTGTGGCAAAAGGACAAATTGTAAGAGAAATAGATGCGTTAGGTGGATATTCTGGAATAGTTTCAGATAAATCTATGATTCAATTCCGTATGCTAAACCGCTCTAAAGGGCCAGCAATGTGGAGTCCAAGAACCCAAAATGATCGCATGCGCTTTGGTGAAGAATGGCGTTTAGCTTTAGAAAGCATTCCTAATCTTGATTTCTGGCAGGAAATGGTAAGTGGTATATTAGTTGAAAAAGATAGAGTAGTAGGAGTAAGAACCAGCATAGGTTTGGAGATTAAAGGAAAATCAGTAGTGCTCACCAATGGAACATTTCTTAATGGGATCATTCATATTGGTGAAAAGCAAATGGGGGGTGGGCGCTCTGGAGAAAGAGCTTCCAAAGGAATAACCGAACAACTAGTACAAATTGGTTTTGAATCTGGCAGGATGAAAACAGGCACGCCTCCACGTGTAGATGGACGCTCGCTTGATTATGAAAAAATGGAAGAGCAGAAGGGAGATGAAAATCCAGGAAAATTTTCATTCACTCCTACATCTCCGCCGCCAGTACAAAAAAGTTGTTACATCACATACACCAATAGCGCTGTTCACGAAATCTTAGAAAGTGGGTTTGATCGCTCTCCCATGTTTAACGGAAGAATACAAGGGCAAGGGCCAAGATATTGCCCTTCCATTGAGGATAAGATTAATCGTTTTAAAGAAAGAGACCGTCACCAGATTTTTGTGGAACCAGAAGGATGGAACACAGTAGAAATATATGTGAATGGCTTCTCCACTTCTTTACCAGAAGACGTGCAGTACAAGGCCATTAAAGAAATACCTGGGTTTGAAAAAGTTAAGTTATTTAGACCAGGTTATGCAATAGAATATGATTATTTTCCTCCAACCCAACTTAAACTTACTTTAGAAACCAAGCTGGTAGAAAATCTATTTTTTGCTGGACAAATAAATGGCACTACGGGTTATGAAGAAGCAGCATGTCAGGGAATGATGGCTGGCATCAATGCGCATCAGAAAGTGTGGGAAAGAGATGCGTTTATTCTAAAAAGATCTGAAGCCTATATAGGTGTATTGATAGATGACTTGGTAAACAAGGGGACAGAAGAACCTTATCGTATGTTCACTTCGAGAGCGGAATTTCGTCTCTTATTGAGACAGGATAATGCAGATCTTCGTTTGAGTGAAAAGGGACATCAATTAGGCTTGATTGAAGATGGGCGTTTGTCTGAAGTATATGATAAGCGAAGAGATATTGAACGTGTATTGGAAGAAATAAAAAGTATAAAAGCTTCCCCACAGGATTTTAACGAGGGGCTAGGGGAACTTAATACAGCGACACTCAAAGAAAAAATTTCTATACAAAAACTACTCAAAAGGCCTGAAATTGGTATAGATAAATTAAGAGTGTTAGATAAGGATTTAGAAAGTTATTTTTCTGATTATAATAGTGCGGTACTGGAACAGGTAGAAATCCTGACTAAATATGAAACCTATCTTGAGAAAGAAAAATCACATGCTGAAAAAGTTGAGAGTCTGGAAAATTTTAGAATACCGCCAAAATTTGAATACACCAAAGTAAAAGCTTTATCTGCTGAAGCATCAGAAAAACTCAATCGTATAAGACCTGAGACTTTAGGGCAGGCCTCCAGGATTAGTGGAGTTTCACCTGCTGACATTTCTATAATAATGATATATTTGGGAAAGTAAGAAATACTTTTTTTGACATACAAAGTGCCTGTTTTACACATTAAAAACAGGCACTTTTTATTTACGCAGGAAACCTAGAATCATGAAAATAAAACACATTTGGCTATTAATTTTTTGGATTGCTTTGATCAGCATAGGTTCATGTGCAAGAAGAGGTGTACCCACTGGTGGTCCTAAAGATACCATACCTCCTACATTAATTAATATGAATCCATTGTTAGAAACTGTCAACTTTGATTCAGATGAGATACTTCTTGAATTTGATGAATATATAGAAGCACGGTCGTTGAAGCAGGATATCATCATAAATCCACCAGTAAAAGAATATGACTTCTATGTAAGCCGTAATTCCTTGGTAATAGAGCTAAATGAGGATCTTCAGGAAAATACAACCTATACATTCAACTTCAGAGAAGCTATTAAAGATATTTCTGAACAAAATCCTTCCGAAAATATTGTTGTGGCATTTAGTACAGGGCCTAAAATAGATTCTTTTCAAATTCAGGGTCAGGTAAGGGATTTGTTTACCAATAAACCTGCAGATGATGTTTTGGTTGCTCTATATCCGGAAGGAGATACTTTGAATCCATTTGAAGATGTACCCATGTATCTGACCAAAACAGATGAAGAGGGGAACTATGCAGTTCAATACATTAGAGTAGGCACTTATAAAATATTTGCTTACAACGATAAAAACAATAATCTGCTCCTGGACTCAAATACAGAGTCATTCGGTTTTGAATCTG harbors:
- a CDS encoding ComF family protein, whose translation is MFNDFISLLFPHCCRISNIPLARGEKYISTAYANSLPKYDLHFANKNLERKFSGLVNAKHVVAYYKFSKKSGVQKILHQIKYNNLPEVGELTGRWFGYALIEAGYQDKFDLLLPIPLHKAKKRKRGYNQSDYIAKGMAEALQTKWSGDILQRIVNTHTQTKKGRAERFSNTENIYTIQSPKRVVDQRILIVDDVITTGATITQCGHLLYGAGCKEVNIAALAAAE
- the xth gene encoding exodeoxyribonuclease III, with the translated sequence MRIVSYNVNGIRAAILKGVVEWIEEDKADIICLQEIKAHPDQFNVSDFEKLGYHTYWMPAIKKGYSGVAILSKKVPQYVAYGCGIDIYDFEGRVIRADYPGFSVMSVYMPSGSSGDLRQTFKMKWLEDFDIYIQSLKNDFPNLVISGDYNICHQPIDIHDPVRNKNSSGFLPEEREWVSGFLSNGFIDTFRYFDKSPHRYSWWSYRARAREKNLGWRIDYHMVTQSMETSLLGASILDDVKHSDHCPIVLELKDI
- a CDS encoding DUF4175 family protein; the protein is MATEANINNVITQLKLYKRKFYLNKLTRGSIYFGAALLSVYLFISSLEYTIRLNSVGRTILFFLFVAVFLFMLYKWIIDPLFRISNNKRQISDEEAAKQIGVFFPEVKDKLLNVLQLHKSSSVDSALLSASIAQKTQQISVVSFPVAINIRENLRYIKYLAVPAILVLFLFVSIPQLFSESNNRIVNFNKEFVPEAPFTFQLQNKELLAFKNEDFTVDLALDGEAIPEKVYLNNAGRKFRMAPNEAGIFQYSFQNIQRDTRFSIEAAGFSTQEYDIKVVERPNLKDFSVFLNYPDYVGKEDQRLDNTGNLQVPEGTKVTWKFNALASDSMQLTFVDEEEVFQLEQEKNQIFSFEKQVFQADHYQIDLKNQYSSNKQNIRYFLDVTPDQHPKINLEQFQDTTMYQFLVLGGNVSDDYGLTQLAIFYKFEKAGENDSPNDKYQRINLSLDTRQNNQSYYHQWKIDSFNLEPGDKIRYFLQVWDNDGVNGYKASSTSSYVFSIPDKEAIKESLNRSSEQTQTQISKTVQQAEQLKNEIENVEKKLKGKKELSWQDKQKLEDILKRREELEKELQEMREQNEAANMKRDQFSQQSEKLKEKMDQLQKLMDELLDEETKKLYEELKKLLEEQAELDKIQNKLQELGDKEQNLEEELERSLELFKRMKFDMKLEELENELSEKAEEQKKLAEESGDKEKNTEELSEKQEELNKDFEEFKKDMEELEEMNQDMKHPEPMQDMSEEEQQIQEEQQKAKESLDKGKRKDAQKSQQNSSNEMKKMAEKMQQMQQSMEMEMLQENMDNLRNILDNLITLSFDQEDIMKSFRDVKQTDPRFIDLSQQQLKLRDDAQIIEDSLLSLAERVFQIQSFITREVKDMNQYMEESLESLKERQQYKAISKQQFSMSSMNNLALLLNDVLSQMQQQMADAMGNPHKKPGQSQQNMSMSELQRQLNEQVDELRKSGKSGRALSEELAKLASEQEKIRKMMQEIKQSEKEGGGGAGDELSKKMEETETDLVNKKLSSEMIERQKEIMTRLLEVEKSMREQELDDERKGETAKSEYERKASKSFEEYIKTKKQEIELLKTVPVKLNPYYKNEANKYFQRINNNSK
- a CDS encoding ATP-binding protein — its product is MSSINIEIPSLSENIRMIESFIDNAKERFNLNDDIYGNIMIAVTESVHNAIKHGNQGDAKKSVHLSLSLLDDSIRFTIKDEGQGFDYENLPDPTAPENIENPGGRGIFLMKHLSDEVNFLNNGQVIELIFYIN
- the ybeY gene encoding rRNA maturation RNase YbeY is translated as MIHFFTEDTSFDPSILSSVPSWISSATNDEGFNLENLNFIFCSDAFLLQINQEYLQHDYFTDIITFDNSEISHVIEGDIFISIPRVEENAQSLQITFLHELLRVIIHGVLHLLGYDDKDDNSKSFMRKMEDKYLDLYFNDFHKT
- the mnmG gene encoding tRNA uridine-5-carboxymethylaminomethyl(34) synthesis enzyme MnmG; amino-acid sequence: MFQEYDVIVVGAGHAGNEAAAAAAKMGSKTLLITMDMTKIGQMSCNPAMGGVAKGQIVREIDALGGYSGIVSDKSMIQFRMLNRSKGPAMWSPRTQNDRMRFGEEWRLALESIPNLDFWQEMVSGILVEKDRVVGVRTSIGLEIKGKSVVLTNGTFLNGIIHIGEKQMGGGRSGERASKGITEQLVQIGFESGRMKTGTPPRVDGRSLDYEKMEEQKGDENPGKFSFTPTSPPPVQKSCYITYTNSAVHEILESGFDRSPMFNGRIQGQGPRYCPSIEDKINRFKERDRHQIFVEPEGWNTVEIYVNGFSTSLPEDVQYKAIKEIPGFEKVKLFRPGYAIEYDYFPPTQLKLTLETKLVENLFFAGQINGTTGYEEAACQGMMAGINAHQKVWERDAFILKRSEAYIGVLIDDLVNKGTEEPYRMFTSRAEFRLLLRQDNADLRLSEKGHQLGLIEDGRLSEVYDKRRDIERVLEEIKSIKASPQDFNEGLGELNTATLKEKISIQKLLKRPEIGIDKLRVLDKDLESYFSDYNSAVLEQVEILTKYETYLEKEKSHAEKVESLENFRIPPKFEYTKVKALSAEASEKLNRIRPETLGQASRISGVSPADISIIMIYLGK